In the Dolichospermum flos-aquae CCAP 1403/13F genome, AGAACTGAAATTTCCCAAGAAAACTCCACTTGTTCCGTCTGGTTTCCTGATGTTTGTTTGTTAAATAAACACCCGCTTTTAGATTTAATTCTACAACTTTATGACATTGGTTGTATCATGTTTGGTGAATTTGTCCAAGCTTCTGGAGCTACCTTTCCCTATTATATAGACCTCCGTAAAATCATTTCCAATCCCCAAATATTTCATCAGATAGTAATTGCTTATGCAGAGATTCTTAAAGACCTAACTTATGATAGAATAGCTGGTATTCCTTATGGTTCTTTACCTACTGCTACTGGATTATCATTACATCTAAATTCCCCGATGATTTTTCCCCGCAAAGAAGTAAAAGCACACGGAACCCGCAAGGTAATTGAAGGTAATTTTAATCCTGGAGAAGTTGTTGTCATTGTTGATGATATTCTGATCAGTGGTAAAAGCGTAATGGAAGGAGCAGAAAAGTTAAAATATGCAGGATTAAATGTCAATGATATTGTAGTATTTATGGACCATGAGCAAGGTGTAAAAGACAGATTGCGAGAAAATGGTTATCAAGCACACGCAGTTTTAACAATTTCTGAAATTACAGAAACTTTATATGCAGCAGGACGTATTAGTGAGGAACAATTTAAAACCTTAGAGACTTCCAAATAAAAAAATGTCCCAAAACTGATGCAGAAATTCTCTCTCTGTGTACTCTGTGCCTCTGTGGTTCGTTTCTTAGGATAATTTATTTCTTGGAAGTCTCTTATCTGAAATAAATTAGACATTTATTCTCAAGATAGTGATACAAAACTAATTCAATAATTAGGATTTTGTAGTAAACTGTTTATTAGTTTGACTAGGGATTTGATTGATGATTCCCACTATTGCAACTATTCCCCTTTTTCAACTTGCTTCTGGGGAGTTTCTTTCTCTCCAGGTATATAAATTTATTGGTGCTAAATCTGGTAAAAAAGTATATATCCAATCTAACTTACACGGTGCGGAAATTGTTGGTAATGCTGTCATTTACCAAATCATTGATTTCTTAACGACATTAAATAATACTCAGATAATAGGAGAAATTTGGCTTGTACCTGTTTGTAATCCCTTAGCTGTTAACCAGCGAACTCATAATTTTTCAACAGGTAGATTCAATATTTATGATAGTCAAAATTGGAATAGAATTTTTTGGGATTATGAAAAACAACATGATGACATAGAAGAATTTGCCCGTTCTCAAATTGGTTTAGATATAGGTACAATTAAATATAACTTTTCCCAAAAAATTAAATCTAGTTTCGATAGTCTTTTAGATAAAATCAATGCCCCTAGTAGTGTACAACTAACTGATAAATATCGCTACAAGCTGCAATCTCTTTCTTTCGATGCAGATTACGTCATTGATTTACATAGTCACACTGGAGAAGGAATAGAATACCTTTATTATTTCCGAAATCGAGAAGAAAGTGCTAATTTATTTCTCCTTAATTATAGCATTTTATTTGATGAATATGATGGTGATGCTTTTGATGAATCATTCATGAAACCCTGGTTGGCTTTAGAGAATGCTTTATTAAAATTAACCGGACAAAAAATGATATTTGATAAAGAAGCATGGACTTTAGAATTAGGAACAGGAATGCAAATGAATCCAGATTCAGTAACTAAAGGAGTGAGCGGAATTAAAAATTATTTAACTCAAAAAGGTATTTTAGCAATACAGGAATTTACCCAATCAAAAACTATATCTCATCAAACCAACTTTCGTTCACTTAGTCAACTAAAAAAATATTGGAGTCCCGTAGGAGGAATGATTTTATCTAAAGCTGAATTAGGTACTTCAGTAAATCAGGGAGATTTGCTATATCAAGTTCTGACATTCA is a window encoding:
- a CDS encoding succinylglutamate desuccinylase/aspartoacylase domain-containing protein → MIPTIATIPLFQLASGEFLSLQVYKFIGAKSGKKVYIQSNLHGAEIVGNAVIYQIIDFLTTLNNTQIIGEIWLVPVCNPLAVNQRTHNFSTGRFNIYDSQNWNRIFWDYEKQHDDIEEFARSQIGLDIGTIKYNFSQKIKSSFDSLLDKINAPSSVQLTDKYRYKLQSLSFDADYVIDLHSHTGEGIEYLYYFRNREESANLFLLNYSILFDEYDGDAFDESFMKPWLALENALLKLTGQKMIFDKEAWTLELGTGMQMNPDSVTKGVSGIKNYLTQKGILAIQEFTQSKTISHQTNFRSLSQLKKYWSPVGGMILSKAELGTSVNQGDLLYQVLTFNKIGELPITIHVHAEKTGLVYDTSINNSVNEGEFVLATM